Proteins encoded by one window of Arachis ipaensis cultivar K30076 chromosome B04, Araip1.1, whole genome shotgun sequence:
- the LOC107636022 gene encoding protein FAR1-RELATED SEQUENCE 2-like — protein sequence MFKNVQTEFVKKADCRVSVVAEEGPSVYMKVEEEKLVNDTILCVLYDVHFDRSTQEVRCECNLFESSGVLCYHCLAVFHSNIVYKVPTYYVLPRWSKNIKRKHTYVKSSHDVSQSDESHTAFRGLCAHFYNIAQEFVNDDDETALLHAALEETRAKLTLHCAKKRSESMADIHTSIGSQGSNVVGVVNIQGPSKVTTKGRPKSEGLGTALEKSFKKSARRKNKNASSVQVVRPEASQDINFGAVVGRNEPQQVVRLEESQDINFGDVGRNEP from the exons ATGTTTAAGAATGTGCAAACTGAGTTTGTGAAGAAGGCTGATTGCAGAGTCTCTGTAGTTGCTGAAGAGGGGCCATCGGTATACATGAAGGTGGAAGAGGAAAAATTAGTCAACGATACTATTCTTTGCGTTCTATACGACGTCCACTTTGACCGTTCCACACAGGAGGTTCGTTGTGAGTGTAATCTTTTTGAGAGTTCAGGTGTGTTGTGCTATCACTGTCTTGCAGTTTTCCATTCAAATATAGTGTATAAAGTACCTACCTATTATGTTCTCCCTCGctggagcaagaacataaagCGCAAACATACTTATGTCAAGAGTAGTCACGACGTCAGTCAGTCGGATGAGAGTCATACTGCATTCAGGGGATTATGTGCACACTTCTACAATATTGCTCAAGAGTTTGTCAATGACGACGATGAAACAGCATTGCTGCATGCTGCTCTGGAAGAAACAAGGGCCAAGCTGACCTTGCACTGTGCCAAGAAAAGGTCCGAGAGCATGGCGGACATCCACACCAGCATTGGCTCACAGGGTTCGAATGTTGTTGGTGTAGTCAACATCCAAGGCCCATCAAAGGTCACCACAAAGGGACGCCCAAAGAGTGAGGGGCTCGGCACTGCCCTAGAGAAGTCCTTCAAGAAATCTGCTCGGAGGAAAAACAAGAATGCCTCCTCGGTACAA GTGGTTCGTCCGGAGGCATCTCAAGATATAAACTTTGGTGCTGTTGTTGGCCGGAATGAGCCCCAACAA GTGGTTCGTCTGGAGGAATCTCAAGATATAAACTTCGGTGATGTTGGCCGGAATGAGCCCTAA
- the LOC107636025 gene encoding peroxidase 53-like — MKFLCVFLLSLVLCVVSSTLIAQLGPLFYKHTCLPLHSTVHQVLHHISKGPAKDKRLFASLIRLHFHDCFVQVNGCDASILLNDTAAIKCEQLAPPTINSIRRLDVVNLIKKKIEKICPGVVSCVDILALATEMSSEMSKGPNWQVPLGRKDSITTNFDLATSNILGPTSNLPQLISKFEKKGLDVNDLVALSGAHIIDQGRCVLFRLPNYTNDGSPRKNITNLDSITPIAFDNNY; from the exons ATGAAGTTCCTTTGTGTTTTCTTATTGTCTCTGGTTCTCTGTGTTGTATCTTCTACTCTTATAGCACAACTAGGTCCTCTTTTTTATAAACATACTTGTCTTCCCCTTCATTCAACTGTTCATCAAGTTCTTCACCATATTTCCAAAGGGCCTGCAAAAGATAAGCGGTTGTTTGCGAGTTTGATCAGACTTCACTTCCATGATTGTTTTGTACAAGTAA aTGGATGTGATGCTTCAATTCTATTGAATGATACAGCTGCCATAAAGTGTGAACAACTTGCACCTCCAACTATCAACTCCATCCGAAGATTGGATGTTGTGAATTTGATTAAGAAAAAGATTGAGAAAATTTGTCCTGGTGTTGTTTCCTGTGTTGACATTCTTGCACTTGCAACCGAAATGTCTTCTGAGATG TCAAAAGGTCCAAATTGGCAAGTTCCATTAGGAAGAAAGGATAGTATAACAACAAACTTTGACCTAGCAACTTCGAATATTCTAGGTCCAACCTCCAACCTCCCTCAACTGATTTCCAAATTTGAGAAGAAGGGACTCGATGTTAATGATTTAGTGGCACTCTCAG GTGCTCATATAATCGACCAAGGACGATGTGTACTTTTTCGCCTTCCAAATTACACAAATGATGGGTCACCTAGGAAAAATATCACAAACTTGGACTCGATAACCCCTATTGCATttgataataattattaa
- the LOC107636026 gene encoding peroxidase 4-like, producing the protein MMKFLCVFLLSLVLCVVPSTLRAQLDPLFYKHTCPPLHSAVHQVLHHVSKGPAKDKRLFASLIRLHFHDCFVQGCDASILLNDTAAIKCEQLALPTINSIRRLDVVNLIKKKIEKICPGVVSCVDILALATEMSSEMSKGPNWQVSLGRRDSITTNFDLATSNIPGQTSNLPQLISKFEKKGFDVNDLVALSGAHIIDQVRCVLSDLPNCTNDGSLGKNIANLDPITPTTFDNNY; encoded by the exons ATGATGAAGTTCCTCTGTGTTTTCTTATTGTCTCTGGTTCTCTGTGTTGTGCCTTCTACTCTTAGAGCACAATTAGATCCTCTTTTTTATAAACATACTTGTCCTCCCCTTCATTCAGCTGTTCATCAAGTTCTTCACCATGTTTCCAAAGGGCCTGCAAAAGATAAGCGGTTGTTTGCGAGTTTGATCAGACTTCACTTCCATGATTGTTTTGTACAA ggATGTGATGCTTCAATTCTATTGAATGATACAGCTGCCATAAAGTGTGAACAACTTGCACTTCCAACTATCAACTCCATCCGAAGATTGGATGTTGTGAATTTGATTAAGAAAAAGATTGAAAAAATTTGTCCTGGTGTTGTTTCCTGTGTTGACATTCTTGCACTTGCAACTGAAATGTCTTCTGAGATG TCAAAAGGTCCAAATTGGCAAGTTTCATTAGGAAGAAGGGATAGTATAACAACAAACTTTGACCTTGCAACTTCGAATATTCCAGGTCAAACCTCCAACCTCCCTCAGCTGATTTCCAAATTTGAGAAGAAGGGTTTCGATGTTAATGATTTAGTGGCACTCTCAG GTGCTCATATAATCGACCAAGTACGATGTGTACTTTCCGACCTTCCAAACTGCACAAATGATGGGTCACTTGGGAAAAATATCGCAAACTTGGACCCGATAACTCCTACTACGTttgataataattattaa